In Helianthus annuus cultivar XRQ/B chromosome 8, HanXRQr2.0-SUNRISE, whole genome shotgun sequence, a single genomic region encodes these proteins:
- the LOC110872808 gene encoding receptor-like protein EIX2, with product MKALAPLTLSSSLCFWLLSVSSICTLCFCNQNSNHAPCIATERLVLIQLKNNLIDHANRLSSWVGNDCCSWSGVVCNNITGNVQEIRLRGPDDTKDELEEASKQMLGGTISPSVTKLLQLTYFDLSSNDFGLIPIPDFIGSFQNLRYLNISKSQFSGEIPHQLGNLSTLRILDLHDDPLSVNLYSKGLKWLMDLKELQYLDVGGIDLAKASDWFQVISTLPSLLEIRFSSCGLIQLPSNPTTVSFTSLVVLDLSYNIFSDSLLPQWIFSLHNLVLLDLTNCFISGLNPGIRADFNSFPSLTTLSVSSNTFVNSSSLLNGLSSLSKLRLLDVSNCNISAPILGNLHNLSFTVHLDFSNNQIVEEIPKSLSNLCNLNTLDLQSNNFFGNVSELLERFCECESPKLKLLALRGNYVTGQLPEQLGRLKNLESIDLAYNQLTGTIPDSVGSLHLLKTLQMNINQLTGSIPDTIGGLSSLNFLDLSYNNLNGSFPESIGRLGELVFLTVHHNSLTGIVTENHFTNLTSLTTLWIGENKLTFKLNVKNWIPPFKLQVLRIGFCNLGPRFPLWIQSQTSLTELDLANTNISDLIPNWIWTTFSSVTYFNISHNNIQGMLGNVSFLTPGALLDLSYNSFHGLLPGHFNRPDLDLLDLSSNSLSGSLEEFLCSGIQEPRQLSVLNLANNNMSGVISDCWTNWESLVILNLEKNQFSGIIPSSIGNISSLLSLDIRQNKLSGNLPVSLLNSKSLIIIELAENELVGRIPTSIGRENTSLKLLSLRSNKLEGKIPDEICHLSSIQIMDLAHNDLSGNLPTCFTNLTVISGKEKSSPFILYDELFQNQVLGSASLVTKGRVSTYDNILYLVTTLDLSNNKFSGSIPDELVSLLGLRFLNLSKNNLTGQIPNSFSKTGMLESLDLSVNHLNGNIPSSLSSLTSLSFLDVSYNNLVGRIPTGPQLQTFNESSFIGNKLCGDPLPVCSPNTNDPRGTDDEHDESDGIDWILVIFTVLGLVIGFWIMIGPLIVSKRWRNAYYHFLEGIWIKLQNSILIIFPCFRRRKPGHEVFSSIEQVQQFDLSQYIYDDKLKGFHPESSSSEASSSTQKIPHSDNKKA from the exons ATGAAGGCTCTGGCACCTCTTACTTTATCCTCTTCATTGTGCTTCTGGCTTTTGTCTGTTTCATCAATTTGCACCCTATGTTTTTGTAACCAAAACTCGAATCATGCACCATGTATAGCAACTGAGCGACTGGTGCTTATTCAGCTCAAGAACAATCTCATCGACCATGCAAACCGTCTATCTTCTTGGGTAGGCAATGATTGTTGCAGTTGGTCTGGTGTGGTCTGCAACAATATCACCGGTAATGTCCAAGAGATTCGTCTTCGAGGACCTGATGACACCAAGGATGAATTGGAAGAAGCATCTAAACAGATGTTAGGAGGAACCATAAGTCCTTCGGTGACCAAGTTATTACAACTCACATATTTCGACTTAAGCTCTAACGATTTTGGATTGATCCCAATTCCAGACTTCATTGGTTCTTTCCAGAATCTAAGATATCTTAACATCTCAAAGTCACAATTCAGTGGGGAAATCCCTCACCAACTTGGAAATCTATCAACATTACGCATTCTAGATCTTCATGACGATCCATTATCCGTTAATCTTTATTCCAAAGGTTTAAAATGGCTAATGGATCTTAAAGAGTTGCAATACCTGGATGTGGGTGGCATCGACCTCGCTAAAGCTTCAGATTGGTTTCAGGTGATAAGCACGCTCCCTTCTTTGCTAGAAATACGTTTTTCCTCATGCGGGCTAATTCAACTTCCTAGTAATCCAACTACAGTTAGTTTCACATCCCTTGTTGTCTTAGATCTTTCGTACAATATTTTCTCCGACAGTTTGTTGCCTCAATGGATTTTCAGTCTACATAATTTAGTTTTATTAGATCTCACTAATTGCTTTATTAGTGGTCTGAATCCGGGGATTCGTGCGGATTTCAATAGCTTTCCTTCTTTAACGACTCTTAGTGTTTCAAGTAACACTTTTGTGAATTCTTCCTCATTACTGAATGGCTTGTCCAGCTTAAGTAAACTTCGTTTGCTTGATGTTAGTAACTGCAATATTTCTGCTCCAATTCTTGGAAACTTACATAACTTATCGTTTACCGTtcatcttgacttttcgaataatcAGATTGTTGAAGAGATACCTAAATCTTTAAGTAATCTTTGCAATTTGAATACCCTTGATTTGCAGTCTAATAATTTTTTTGGAAATGTGTCCGAGCTTCTTGAAAGGTTTTGTGAATGTGAGTCACCTAAACTAAAACTATTAGCCTTGCGTGGAAATTATGTAACTGGCCAACTACCTGAACAACTAGGACGTTTGAAGAATCTAGAAAGCATTGATCTTGCTTACAATCAATTAACAGGGACCATTCCAGATTCTGTAGGAAGTTTGCATCTCTTGAAAACATTACAGATGAATATAAATCAACTCACAGGTTCTATCCCAGATACCATTGGTGGTTTATCGTCGTTGAATTTCTTGGATCTATCATATAACAATCTGAATGGAAGTTTTCCTGAAAGTATTGGGCGACTGGGGGAACTGGTTTTTCTAACTGTTCATCACAATTCGTTAACAGGTATTGTTACCGAAAACCACTTCACCAATCTAACATCCTTGACAACTTTGTGGATTGGGGAAAACAAATTAACGTTTAAGTTAAACGTTAAAAACTGGATACCACCTTTCAAACTTCAAGTGTTAAGAATAGGTTTTTGCAATTTAGGCCCTCGTTTCCCTTTATGGATTCAGTCGCAAACAAGCTTAACAGAACTGGATTTAGCAAACACAAACATATCAGACCTCATCCCCAATTGGATTTGGACTACATTCTCCAGTGTCACATACTTTAACATATCCCACAACAACATTCAAGGAATGTTGGGAAATGTTAGTTTTCTTACACCAGGAGCATTACTAGATCTAAGTTACAACAGTTTTCATGGTCTGTTACCTGGTCATTTCAATAGACCTGACTTAGATCTGCTAGATCTTTCGTCCAATAGTCTCTCAGGATCTCTGGAAGAGTTCTTGTGTTCTGGAATTCAAGAACCGCGACAATTAAGTGTTCTTAATCTAGCGAATAATAACATGTCAGGTGTTATCTCAGATTGTTGGACGAATTGGGAGTCTCTAGTCATTCTAAACCTAGAGAAAAACCAATTTTCTGGTATAATTCCATCCTCTATAGGGAATATTTCTTCCCTATTATCATTGGATATTCGCCAGAACAAACTATCTGGTAATTTACCTGTGTCTTTATTGAACTCCAAAAGCTTGATAATTATTGAGCTTGCAGAAAATGAACTGGTGGGAAGGATACCAACATCAATAGGGAGAGAAAATACAAGTCTGAAACTTCTTAGTCTTCGTTCTAACAAATTGGAGGGTAAAATTCCAGATGAAATATGTCATCTCAGTTCTATACAGATCATGGATCTTGCTCATAATGATCTTTCTGGGAACCTACCAACATGCTTTACAAACCTCACTGTCATTTCTGGAAAGGAGAAATCAAGTCCGTTTATTCTTTATGACGAACTTTTCCAAAATCAAGTTCTAGGAAGTGCATCGTTGGTGACAAAGGGTCGAGTTTCTACGTATGATAACATTCTTTATTTGGTGACTACGTTAGACCTTTCTAATAACAAGTTTTCAGGGTCAATTCCTGATGAACTTGTTTCACTTTTGGGCTTACGGTTCCTTAATCTGTCAAAAAATAATTTAACAGGTCAAATTCCCAACTCGTTTAGCAAAACTGGGATGCTTGAATCTTTAGATCTATCGGTAAACCATCTTAATGGAAACATTCCTTCAAGCTTGTCATCGTTAACTTCTTTGAGCTTCTTGGACGTATCGTACAACAATCTTGTAGGAAGAATCCCAACTGGCCCTCAGCTTCAAACCTTCAATGAGTCGAGTTTCATTGGAAATAAACTTTGTGGGGATCCTCTTCCAGTGTGTTCACCAAATACTAACGATCCCAGAGGAACTGATGACGAACACGATGAATCTGATGGCATTGATTGGATCCTAGTGATATTTACAGTACTTGGATTGGTTATTGGTTTTTGGATCATGATTGGCCCATTGATTGTTAGCAAACGCTGGAGAAATGCTTATTATCATTTTCTTGAAGGAATCTGGATCAAGCTTCAAAATTCCATTCTTATCATATTCCCAT GCTTTAGAAGACGTAAGCCCGGTCACGAAGTTTTTAGCTCAATTGAACAAGTTCAACAATTTGATTTATCACAATACATCTACGATGATAAGCTCAAAG GCTTTCATCCGGAGTCCTCATCATCTGAAGCTAGCAGCTCGACTCAAAAAATTCCACATTCTGATAACAAGAAG GCCTAA